The following proteins are encoded in a genomic region of Nicotiana sylvestris chromosome 4, ASM39365v2, whole genome shotgun sequence:
- the LOC104227165 gene encoding uncharacterized protein isoform X4 — protein MGMVLPAEQAGYAEMENVEITDTELFYHVRGALKSALQGDRDKYNQLVGVMHCKERLVPEEVALLVTCLKALSGSVSCLDIVHHQSLLSSILGMSMWNYGTDVMDALMELLISLATSGGQYVDLCLEMLVNNFVPPPSFISLLNQPRGILRKGQVIDRVHSTLIDIAELVPLSPLRLEKIVKEKMQKMPINYTKEPFIMAYVENMLKLEGGAIGGLVGGTMLVAIMDWLIDLDVDIAWDEILNEDFTKCIFDMELEDLDGPVDDGQQDGDQLRISWMERLGNASAQKLDSLMVLTFEHLNFCQESGRLSQVFETLLQSFQHTVLTAYKSKFAQFVMFYACTLDPENCGRRFADTLFDIFKSSIYPQWRMSAVAYLASYLARAKFLSISSVAEYVESLVEWCSTYCSNQSGGINPKAHKEFYAGCQAMMYILCFRMRSMLAYPRIRSRLSKHIEDILRHPLSPLMGTEMLG, from the exons ATGGGGATGGTATTACCAGCTGAGCAGGCAGGCTATGCTGAGATGGAGAATGTTGAGATTACGGATACAGAGTTGTTCTATCATGTTAGAGGTGCCCTTAAATCTGCTCTCCAG GGTGATCGGGACAAATATAACCAGCTTGTTGGGGTTATGCACTGTAAGGAACGCCTTGTACCCGAGGAGGTTGCCCTACTGGTG ACATGTTTAAAAGCTTTGTCAGGATCAGTTTCTTGTCTAGACATTGTTCATCATCAAAGTCTCCTTTCATCT ATTTTAGGAATGAGCATGTGGAACTATGGGACTGATGTAATGGATGCTTTGATGGAATTACTTATATCCTTG GCTACATCCGGTGGGCAGTATGTCGATTTGTGCTTGGAAATGCTTGTGAACAATTTTGTGCCGCCTCCTTCATTCATATCATTGTTGAATCAGCCACGTGGCATACTACGAAAGGGCCAAGTCATTGATCGTGTCCATTCAACTTTAATAGACATTGCAGAGTTAGTTCCTCTCTCCCCCTTGAGACTTGAGAAGATAGTAAAGGAGAAGATGCAGAAGATGCCAATCAATTACACAAAGGAACCA TTCATCATGGCATATGTGGAGAACATGTTAAAACTGGAGGGTGGAGCAATTGGTGGTCTTGTTGGGGGAACTATGCTTGTGGCAATTATGGATTGGCTGATAGATTTGGAT GTAGACATTGCATGGGATGAAATCTTAAATGAGGATTTCACCAAATGCATCTTTGATATGGAGCTGGAAGATCTGGATGGTCCAGTAGATGACGGTCAGCAAGATGGTGACCAG CTCCGAATTTCTTGGATGGAACGGCTTGGAAATGCCAGTGCTCAAAAATTGGATAGCTTGATGGTGCTTACCTTTGAACACCTTAACTTTTGCCAAGAGAGTGGACGCCTGAGTCAG GTTTTTGAGACTCTTCTCCAGTCTTTTCAGCATACTGTTTTGACAGCATACAAGTCTAAATTTGCCCAG TTTGTCATGTTTTATGCCTGTACCCTGGATCCTGAAAACTGCGGCAGGAGATTTGctgatacactatttgatatattTAAGAGCAGTATCTATCCACAATGGAG AATGAGTGCTGTTGCCTATCTTGCTAGTTATTTGGCTCGTGCAAAGTTTTTGTCTATCTCATCTGTTGCTGAATATGTAGAAAG TTTGGTTGAATGGTGTTCCACTTATTGCTCCAACCAGAGTGGTGGCATCAATCCAAAAGCTCACAAGGAATTCTATGCTGGGTGCCAG GCCATGATGTACATACTTTGTTTTCGCATGAGATCAATGCTTGCTTATCCTCGTATCAGGTCACGGCTCTCAAAGCACATAGAGGATATCCTGAGGCATCCATTGAGCCCATTAATG GGAACTGAAATGTTGGGCTGA
- the LOC104227165 gene encoding uncharacterized protein isoform X1, with protein sequence MGMVLPAEQAGYAEMENVEITDTELFYHVRGALKSALQGDRDKYNQLVGVMHCKERLVPEEVALLVTCLKALSGSVSCLDIVHHQSLLSSILGMSMWNYGTDVMDALMELLISLATSGGQYVDLCLEMLVNNFVPPPSFISLLNQPRGILRKGQVIDRVHSTLIDIAELVPLSPLRLEKIVKEKMQKMPINYTKEPFIMAYVENMLKLEGGAIGGLVGGTMLVAIMDWLIDLDVDIAWDEILNEDFTKCIFDMELEDLDGPVDDGQQDGDQLRISWMERLGNASAQKLDSLMVLTFEHLNFCQESGRLSQVFETLLQSFQHTVLTAYKSKFAQFVMFYACTLDPENCGRRFADTLFDIFKSSIYPQWRMSAVAYLASYLARAKFLSISSVAEYVESLVEWCSTYCSNQSGGINPKAHKEFYAGCQAMMYILCFRMRSMLAYPRIRSRLSKHIEDILRHPLSPLMVCLPSVVKEFLRLAKVTNLDVPDNFVSSGLLESDLSISFGGRERLDMFFPFDPCLLLRSDRFIRPNFVYWSMVRSSYDNDDDEGTSDEDDVEICTAGKGMNIADGVARSYDQDLDEFDLEMSKMSITPKVAQWFGGELRPDMQMPSRIRPCPESL encoded by the exons ATGGGGATGGTATTACCAGCTGAGCAGGCAGGCTATGCTGAGATGGAGAATGTTGAGATTACGGATACAGAGTTGTTCTATCATGTTAGAGGTGCCCTTAAATCTGCTCTCCAG GGTGATCGGGACAAATATAACCAGCTTGTTGGGGTTATGCACTGTAAGGAACGCCTTGTACCCGAGGAGGTTGCCCTACTGGTG ACATGTTTAAAAGCTTTGTCAGGATCAGTTTCTTGTCTAGACATTGTTCATCATCAAAGTCTCCTTTCATCT ATTTTAGGAATGAGCATGTGGAACTATGGGACTGATGTAATGGATGCTTTGATGGAATTACTTATATCCTTG GCTACATCCGGTGGGCAGTATGTCGATTTGTGCTTGGAAATGCTTGTGAACAATTTTGTGCCGCCTCCTTCATTCATATCATTGTTGAATCAGCCACGTGGCATACTACGAAAGGGCCAAGTCATTGATCGTGTCCATTCAACTTTAATAGACATTGCAGAGTTAGTTCCTCTCTCCCCCTTGAGACTTGAGAAGATAGTAAAGGAGAAGATGCAGAAGATGCCAATCAATTACACAAAGGAACCA TTCATCATGGCATATGTGGAGAACATGTTAAAACTGGAGGGTGGAGCAATTGGTGGTCTTGTTGGGGGAACTATGCTTGTGGCAATTATGGATTGGCTGATAGATTTGGAT GTAGACATTGCATGGGATGAAATCTTAAATGAGGATTTCACCAAATGCATCTTTGATATGGAGCTGGAAGATCTGGATGGTCCAGTAGATGACGGTCAGCAAGATGGTGACCAG CTCCGAATTTCTTGGATGGAACGGCTTGGAAATGCCAGTGCTCAAAAATTGGATAGCTTGATGGTGCTTACCTTTGAACACCTTAACTTTTGCCAAGAGAGTGGACGCCTGAGTCAG GTTTTTGAGACTCTTCTCCAGTCTTTTCAGCATACTGTTTTGACAGCATACAAGTCTAAATTTGCCCAG TTTGTCATGTTTTATGCCTGTACCCTGGATCCTGAAAACTGCGGCAGGAGATTTGctgatacactatttgatatattTAAGAGCAGTATCTATCCACAATGGAG AATGAGTGCTGTTGCCTATCTTGCTAGTTATTTGGCTCGTGCAAAGTTTTTGTCTATCTCATCTGTTGCTGAATATGTAGAAAG TTTGGTTGAATGGTGTTCCACTTATTGCTCCAACCAGAGTGGTGGCATCAATCCAAAAGCTCACAAGGAATTCTATGCTGGGTGCCAG GCCATGATGTACATACTTTGTTTTCGCATGAGATCAATGCTTGCTTATCCTCGTATCAGGTCACGGCTCTCAAAGCACATAGAGGATATCCTGAGGCATCCATTGAGCCCATTAATG GTATGCTTGCCATCAGTAGTGAAAGAATTTCTTCGGTTGGCAAAAGTAACTAATCTTGATGTGCCTGATAACTTTGTATCAAGTGGTCTGCTCGAGTCTGATCTTTCAATCTCTTTTGGTGGTAGAGAGAGGCTTGACATGTTTTTCCCATTTGATCCTTGTCTGCTATTGAGATCTGACAG ATTCATCCGGCCAAATTTTGTGTACTGGTCAATGGTTCGGAGCTCATATGACAATGATGATGATGAGGGTACTAGTGATGAAGACGATGTTGAAATTTGTACTGCAGGGAAGGGGATGAATATAGCTGATGGAGTCGCCCGAAGTTATGATCAGGATCTCGAtgaatttgatcttgaaatgaGCAAAATGTCCATAACACCTAAAGTTGCTCAATGGTTTGGAGGTGAATTACGACCTGATATGCAGATGCCTTCAAGAATCAGACCATGTCCGGAGTCCTTGTAG
- the LOC104227165 gene encoding uncharacterized protein isoform X3, whose amino-acid sequence MGMVLPAEQAGYAEMENVEITDTELFYHVRGALKSALQGDRDKYNQLVGVMHCKERLVPEEVALLVTCLKALSGSVSCLDIVHHQSLLSSILGMSMWNYGTDVMDALMELLISLATSGGQYVDLCLEMLVNNFVPPPSFISLLNQPRGILRKGQVIDRVHSTLIDIAELVPLSPLRLEKIVKEKMQKMPINYTKEPFIMAYVENMLKLEGGAIGGLVGGTMLVAIMDWLIDLDVDIAWDEILNEDFTKCIFDMELEDLDGPVDDGQQDGDQLRISWMERLGNASAQKLDSLMVLTFEHLNFCQESGRLSQVFETLLQSFQHTVLTAYKSKFAQFVMFYACTLDPENCGRRFADTLFDIFKSSIYPQWRMSAVAYLASYLARAKFLSISSVAEYVESLVEWCSTYCSNQSGGINPKAHKEFYAGCQAMMYILCFRMRSMLAYPRIRSRLSKHIEDILRHPLSPLMPRIFQKQPLRLQG is encoded by the exons ATGGGGATGGTATTACCAGCTGAGCAGGCAGGCTATGCTGAGATGGAGAATGTTGAGATTACGGATACAGAGTTGTTCTATCATGTTAGAGGTGCCCTTAAATCTGCTCTCCAG GGTGATCGGGACAAATATAACCAGCTTGTTGGGGTTATGCACTGTAAGGAACGCCTTGTACCCGAGGAGGTTGCCCTACTGGTG ACATGTTTAAAAGCTTTGTCAGGATCAGTTTCTTGTCTAGACATTGTTCATCATCAAAGTCTCCTTTCATCT ATTTTAGGAATGAGCATGTGGAACTATGGGACTGATGTAATGGATGCTTTGATGGAATTACTTATATCCTTG GCTACATCCGGTGGGCAGTATGTCGATTTGTGCTTGGAAATGCTTGTGAACAATTTTGTGCCGCCTCCTTCATTCATATCATTGTTGAATCAGCCACGTGGCATACTACGAAAGGGCCAAGTCATTGATCGTGTCCATTCAACTTTAATAGACATTGCAGAGTTAGTTCCTCTCTCCCCCTTGAGACTTGAGAAGATAGTAAAGGAGAAGATGCAGAAGATGCCAATCAATTACACAAAGGAACCA TTCATCATGGCATATGTGGAGAACATGTTAAAACTGGAGGGTGGAGCAATTGGTGGTCTTGTTGGGGGAACTATGCTTGTGGCAATTATGGATTGGCTGATAGATTTGGAT GTAGACATTGCATGGGATGAAATCTTAAATGAGGATTTCACCAAATGCATCTTTGATATGGAGCTGGAAGATCTGGATGGTCCAGTAGATGACGGTCAGCAAGATGGTGACCAG CTCCGAATTTCTTGGATGGAACGGCTTGGAAATGCCAGTGCTCAAAAATTGGATAGCTTGATGGTGCTTACCTTTGAACACCTTAACTTTTGCCAAGAGAGTGGACGCCTGAGTCAG GTTTTTGAGACTCTTCTCCAGTCTTTTCAGCATACTGTTTTGACAGCATACAAGTCTAAATTTGCCCAG TTTGTCATGTTTTATGCCTGTACCCTGGATCCTGAAAACTGCGGCAGGAGATTTGctgatacactatttgatatattTAAGAGCAGTATCTATCCACAATGGAG AATGAGTGCTGTTGCCTATCTTGCTAGTTATTTGGCTCGTGCAAAGTTTTTGTCTATCTCATCTGTTGCTGAATATGTAGAAAG TTTGGTTGAATGGTGTTCCACTTATTGCTCCAACCAGAGTGGTGGCATCAATCCAAAAGCTCACAAGGAATTCTATGCTGGGTGCCAG GCCATGATGTACATACTTTGTTTTCGCATGAGATCAATGCTTGCTTATCCTCGTATCAGGTCACGGCTCTCAAAGCACATAGAGGATATCCTGAGGCATCCATTGAGCCCATTAATG cCGAGGATCTTTCAGAAACAACCTCTCCGCCTTcaagggtag
- the LOC104227165 gene encoding uncharacterized protein isoform X2 has product MHCKERLVPEEVALLVTCLKALSGSVSCLDIVHHQSLLSSILGMSMWNYGTDVMDALMELLISLATSGGQYVDLCLEMLVNNFVPPPSFISLLNQPRGILRKGQVIDRVHSTLIDIAELVPLSPLRLEKIVKEKMQKMPINYTKEPFIMAYVENMLKLEGGAIGGLVGGTMLVAIMDWLIDLDVDIAWDEILNEDFTKCIFDMELEDLDGPVDDGQQDGDQLRISWMERLGNASAQKLDSLMVLTFEHLNFCQESGRLSQVFETLLQSFQHTVLTAYKSKFAQFVMFYACTLDPENCGRRFADTLFDIFKSSIYPQWRMSAVAYLASYLARAKFLSISSVAEYVESLVEWCSTYCSNQSGGINPKAHKEFYAGCQAMMYILCFRMRSMLAYPRIRSRLSKHIEDILRHPLSPLMVCLPSVVKEFLRLAKVTNLDVPDNFVSSGLLESDLSISFGGRERLDMFFPFDPCLLLRSDRFIRPNFVYWSMVRSSYDNDDDEGTSDEDDVEICTAGKGMNIADGVARSYDQDLDEFDLEMSKMSITPKVAQWFGGELRPDMQMPSRIRPCPESL; this is encoded by the exons ATGCACTGTAAGGAACGCCTTGTACCCGAGGAGGTTGCCCTACTGGTG ACATGTTTAAAAGCTTTGTCAGGATCAGTTTCTTGTCTAGACATTGTTCATCATCAAAGTCTCCTTTCATCT ATTTTAGGAATGAGCATGTGGAACTATGGGACTGATGTAATGGATGCTTTGATGGAATTACTTATATCCTTG GCTACATCCGGTGGGCAGTATGTCGATTTGTGCTTGGAAATGCTTGTGAACAATTTTGTGCCGCCTCCTTCATTCATATCATTGTTGAATCAGCCACGTGGCATACTACGAAAGGGCCAAGTCATTGATCGTGTCCATTCAACTTTAATAGACATTGCAGAGTTAGTTCCTCTCTCCCCCTTGAGACTTGAGAAGATAGTAAAGGAGAAGATGCAGAAGATGCCAATCAATTACACAAAGGAACCA TTCATCATGGCATATGTGGAGAACATGTTAAAACTGGAGGGTGGAGCAATTGGTGGTCTTGTTGGGGGAACTATGCTTGTGGCAATTATGGATTGGCTGATAGATTTGGAT GTAGACATTGCATGGGATGAAATCTTAAATGAGGATTTCACCAAATGCATCTTTGATATGGAGCTGGAAGATCTGGATGGTCCAGTAGATGACGGTCAGCAAGATGGTGACCAG CTCCGAATTTCTTGGATGGAACGGCTTGGAAATGCCAGTGCTCAAAAATTGGATAGCTTGATGGTGCTTACCTTTGAACACCTTAACTTTTGCCAAGAGAGTGGACGCCTGAGTCAG GTTTTTGAGACTCTTCTCCAGTCTTTTCAGCATACTGTTTTGACAGCATACAAGTCTAAATTTGCCCAG TTTGTCATGTTTTATGCCTGTACCCTGGATCCTGAAAACTGCGGCAGGAGATTTGctgatacactatttgatatattTAAGAGCAGTATCTATCCACAATGGAG AATGAGTGCTGTTGCCTATCTTGCTAGTTATTTGGCTCGTGCAAAGTTTTTGTCTATCTCATCTGTTGCTGAATATGTAGAAAG TTTGGTTGAATGGTGTTCCACTTATTGCTCCAACCAGAGTGGTGGCATCAATCCAAAAGCTCACAAGGAATTCTATGCTGGGTGCCAG GCCATGATGTACATACTTTGTTTTCGCATGAGATCAATGCTTGCTTATCCTCGTATCAGGTCACGGCTCTCAAAGCACATAGAGGATATCCTGAGGCATCCATTGAGCCCATTAATG GTATGCTTGCCATCAGTAGTGAAAGAATTTCTTCGGTTGGCAAAAGTAACTAATCTTGATGTGCCTGATAACTTTGTATCAAGTGGTCTGCTCGAGTCTGATCTTTCAATCTCTTTTGGTGGTAGAGAGAGGCTTGACATGTTTTTCCCATTTGATCCTTGTCTGCTATTGAGATCTGACAG ATTCATCCGGCCAAATTTTGTGTACTGGTCAATGGTTCGGAGCTCATATGACAATGATGATGATGAGGGTACTAGTGATGAAGACGATGTTGAAATTTGTACTGCAGGGAAGGGGATGAATATAGCTGATGGAGTCGCCCGAAGTTATGATCAGGATCTCGAtgaatttgatcttgaaatgaGCAAAATGTCCATAACACCTAAAGTTGCTCAATGGTTTGGAGGTGAATTACGACCTGATATGCAGATGCCTTCAAGAATCAGACCATGTCCGGAGTCCTTGTAG
- the LOC104227166 gene encoding uncharacterized protein, translated as MKLLLKKCSKWVSSDLDWKFLLLILPPLSLLFYLSLSSIPTITTSTFTFNNPFSTFAPFKSVFNNNVPPPPPPPNSLMNRSSLLPPVFANQAEIRSRNDEPLFSPVVLNKPATKEELDRSRIAVCLVGGARRFELTGPSIIQKILNEYPNSDLYLHSPFDSKAYKLSLLKAAPRISAVKIFRPKPINMTESQVRVLSPRNSPNGIQGLLQYFNLVEGCLTMIQAHQRRNNFTYDWIIRTRVDGYWNAPLLPDDFIPGAYLVPPGSSYGGLNDRFGLGDYNTSVVALSRLSLIPELDSAGYHLLNSEGAFKAQLTIHKVPYITKRLPFCVVSDRSYDFPPPRFGVPVAALSSPGPLSGAKCRPCTPSCTDHCVGLVMNRLYKGWSWTDWANNTLQLCDAHAEWESGWQKLFDEVAGNKLAAARRRVEDLRMEQCVRDFAEMKKKTAYWEAPPVSQICQLGLSASA; from the exons ATGAAGCTGCTGCTGAAAAAATGTTCAAAATGGGTTTCTTCAGATCTTGATTGGAAGTTTTTACTCTTAATTCTTCCTCCTCTCTCTCTCCTCTTTTATCTCTCTCTCTCCTCCATTCCCACCATAACCACTTCCACTTTCACCTTCAACAATCCTTTTTCCACTTTTGCCCCTTTCAAATCCGTTTTCAACAATAATgtccctcctcctcctcctcctcctaacTCCTTGATGAACCGGTCTAGCTTACTCCCGCCGGTTTTTGCGAATCAAGCGGAGATTCGGTCTAGAAATGATGAGCCGTTGTTTTCGCCGGTTGTGTTGAATAAACCGGCGACGAAGGAGGAGTTGGATCGGTCTAGAATTGCAGTGTGTTTAGTGGGTGGGGCTCGTAGATTTGAACTAACTGGACCTTCTATTATCCAGAAGATTCTGAACGAGTATCCGAATTCTGATCTTTATCTTCATAGCCCGTTTGATTCTAAAGCTTATAAGCTCTCCTTGTTAAAGGCTGCTCCGCGAATCTCTGCCGTTAAAATTTTCCGGCCAAAACCAATTAACATGACCGAGTCTCAGGTCCGAGTTCTCAGCCCTCGCAACTCACCAAATGGTATACAG GGTCTGCTGCAATATTTCAACCTAGTTGAGGGCTGCTTGACGATGATACAAGCTCATCAACGCCGGAACAACTTCACTTATGACTGGATAATTCGTACCCGAGTTGATGGCTACTGGAACGCCCCACTATTGCCCGACGACTTCATTCCAGGTGCCTACCTAGTTCCTCCAGGTTCATCCTACGGTGGCTTAAATGATCGCTTTGGTCTCGGTGACTACAACACGTCTGTAGTTGCTCTTTCACGGCTCTCTTTGATTCCTGAGCTGGATTCAGCTGGATACCATCTCCTCAACTCAGAGGGCGCATTCAAGGCCCAACTGACTATCCACAAAGTTCCCTACATCACTAAGCGCCTCCCATTCTGCGTTGTATCGGATCGTAGCTATGATTTTCCACCACCCCGTTTTGGTGTTCCAGTAGCAGCACTTTCTAGTCCAGGCCCATTAAGTGGTGCCAAGTGCCGGCCTTGCACACCTTCATGCACTGACCACTGCGTTGGGCTGGTAATGAACAGACTGTACAAAGGATGGAGCTGGACTGATTGGGCCAATAACACCCTTCAGCTCTGTGATGCTCATGCCGAGTGGGAGAGCGGGTGGCAGAAATTATTCGATGAAGTGGCAGGTAATAAACTGGCTGCAGCGAGAAGGCGAGTTGAAGATTTAAGAATGGAGCAATGTGTGAGGGATTTTgcagaaatgaagaagaagacagCTTATTGGGAGGCTCCTCCAGTGTCTCAAATTTGTCAATTGGGCTTATCAGCATCTGCTTAA